A region of Pseudoruegeria sp. SHC-113 DNA encodes the following proteins:
- the glyA gene encoding serine hydroxymethyltransferase, with amino-acid sequence MTDALRDSGFFTESLATRDPELFGSIKNELGRQRDEIELIASENIVSAAVMEAQGSVMTNKYAEGYPGRRYYGGCQYVDVAEDLAIDRAKQLFGCDFANVQPNSGSQANQGVFTALLQPGDTILGMSLDAGGHLTHGAKPNQSGKWFNAVQYGVRQQDSLLDYFQVQELATKHQPKLIIAGGSAIPRQIDFAKFREIADSVGAFLMVDMAHFAGLVAAGEHPSPFPYADVATTTTHKTLRGPRGGMILTNDETIAKKVNSAIFPGIQGGPLMHVIAAKAVAFGEALRPEFKTYQQQVRKNAVALADQLMKGGLDMVTGGTDTHVMLVDLRPKGVRGNATEKALGRAHITCNKNGIPFDPEKPMVTSGIRLGTPAGTTRGFTEVEFRQIADWIVEVVDGLAANGEDGNAEVEAAVRAKVAELCKAFPLYPNL; translated from the coding sequence ATGACCGACGCACTGCGCGACAGCGGCTTTTTCACCGAATCCCTCGCAACCCGCGATCCCGAGCTTTTCGGCTCGATTAAGAACGAGCTTGGCCGCCAGCGCGACGAGATCGAGCTGATCGCCTCGGAAAACATCGTCTCCGCCGCCGTCATGGAAGCCCAAGGCTCGGTGATGACGAACAAATACGCCGAAGGCTACCCGGGGCGTCGCTACTACGGCGGCTGCCAATATGTGGACGTGGCCGAGGATCTGGCCATCGACCGCGCCAAGCAGCTCTTTGGTTGCGACTTCGCCAACGTGCAGCCGAACTCCGGCTCTCAGGCCAACCAGGGCGTCTTCACCGCGCTGCTGCAGCCGGGCGACACCATCCTCGGCATGTCGCTGGACGCCGGCGGCCACCTGACCCATGGCGCCAAGCCCAACCAGTCCGGCAAGTGGTTCAACGCCGTGCAATACGGCGTGCGCCAGCAGGACAGCCTGCTGGATTATTTTCAGGTGCAGGAGCTGGCCACCAAGCATCAGCCCAAGCTGATCATCGCCGGTGGCTCCGCCATCCCGCGCCAGATCGATTTCGCGAAATTTCGCGAGATCGCCGACAGCGTGGGCGCCTTCCTGATGGTGGACATGGCCCATTTCGCCGGCCTCGTGGCCGCGGGCGAGCACCCCTCGCCCTTCCCCTACGCCGATGTGGCCACCACCACGACGCATAAAACGCTCCGTGGCCCGCGCGGCGGCATGATCCTGACCAACGACGAGACGATTGCGAAGAAGGTCAACTCCGCGATCTTCCCCGGCATCCAGGGCGGCCCGCTGATGCATGTGATCGCCGCGAAGGCCGTGGCCTTCGGCGAGGCCCTGCGGCCCGAGTTCAAGACCTACCAGCAGCAGGTGCGCAAGAACGCCGTGGCGCTGGCCGACCAGCTCATGAAAGGCGGGCTCGACATGGTCACCGGTGGCACCGACACCCATGTGATGCTCGTGGACTTGCGCCCCAAAGGCGTGAGGGGCAACGCCACCGAGAAGGCCCTTGGCCGTGCCCATATCACCTGCAACAAGAACGGCATCCCCTTTGATCCGGAAAAGCCGATGGTCACCTCGGGCATCCGCCTTGGCACGCCTGCGGGCACCACGCGCGGCTTCACCGAGGTCGAATTCCGACAGATCGCGGATTGGATCGTGGAAGTCGTGGACGGGCTCGCCGCCAATGGCGAAGACGGCAACGCCGAGGTGGAAGCCGCCGTGCGCGCCAAGGTGGCCGAGCTCTGCAAGGCCTTCCCACTCTACCCGAACCTGTGA
- a CDS encoding GNAT family N-acetyltransferase, with the protein MPPSARPPRAWLPQDVAALQALYAAALRNASPALPESFIEAEVGNLAQTYLPQTDTRVIGHLGAPVGFLSLNGNEIAGLFIHPDSQRNGIGTALLAWAADQTANLEAEVFAENTPARRFYEANGFTEIAKAAHPETGLPLLRLRR; encoded by the coding sequence ATGCCCCCATCGGCCCGCCCGCCCCGCGCCTGGCTGCCACAGGATGTGGCCGCCCTTCAGGCGCTCTACGCGGCGGCGCTACGCAACGCGTCGCCGGCCCTGCCCGAAAGCTTCATCGAAGCCGAGGTGGGCAACCTTGCCCAAACCTACCTGCCCCAAACCGACACCCGCGTGATCGGCCACCTCGGTGCGCCTGTAGGGTTTCTGAGCCTGAACGGAAATGAGATCGCCGGGCTCTTCATTCACCCGGACAGCCAGCGCAACGGCATCGGCACCGCGCTCCTGGCCTGGGCTGCAGATCAAACGGCCAACCTCGAAGCCGAGGTCTTTGCCGAAAACACCCCAGCGCGCCGCTTCTACGAAGCCAATGGCTTCACAGAAATCGCAAAGGCCGCGCATCCGGAAACCGGGCTCCCCCTTCTGCGTCTGCGCCGCTAA
- a CDS encoding carnitinyl-CoA dehydratase: protein MSDTPIRTRREGGILEVTLDRPKANAIDLATSRLMGEAFRAFRDDDSLRVAILRAEGEKFFCPGWDLKAAADGDAVDGDYGVGGFGGLQELPGLNKPVICAVNGICCGGGLELALSCDLILASTTATFALPEIRSGTVADAASVKLPRRIPYHVAMDLLLTGRWFDAEEALRWGLLREVCAPDALLETTWELARLLESGPPLVMAAIKEIVREAEDMKFQDAMNRITKSQFSTVERLYTSEDQREGARAFAEKRAPVWKGR from the coding sequence ATGTCCGACACGCCTATCCGCACCCGCCGCGAGGGCGGCATCCTCGAGGTGACGCTGGACCGGCCCAAGGCCAACGCGATCGACCTCGCCACCAGCCGCCTGATGGGCGAAGCCTTCCGCGCCTTCCGCGATGACGACAGCCTGCGCGTGGCAATCCTGCGGGCTGAAGGGGAGAAGTTCTTCTGCCCTGGCTGGGATTTGAAAGCGGCCGCCGATGGCGATGCCGTGGATGGCGATTACGGCGTCGGCGGCTTTGGCGGATTGCAGGAACTGCCGGGGCTCAACAAGCCGGTGATCTGCGCCGTAAATGGCATCTGCTGCGGCGGCGGGCTGGAACTTGCGCTCTCCTGCGATCTGATCCTCGCGAGCACCACCGCCACCTTCGCCCTGCCGGAAATCCGCTCCGGCACCGTGGCGGATGCGGCCTCCGTGAAACTGCCCAGACGCATTCCCTACCACGTGGCGATGGACCTGCTCCTCACGGGCCGCTGGTTCGACGCCGAAGAAGCCCTGCGCTGGGGCCTGCTGCGCGAGGTCTGCGCGCCGGACGCCCTGCTCGAAACAACATGGGAGCTCGCGCGCCTTCTTGAAAGCGGCCCCCCGCTGGTGATGGCCGCCATCAAGGAAATCGTACGCGAGGCGGAGGACATGAAGTTCCAAGACGCGATGAACCGGATCACCAAGAGCCAGTTTTCAACTGTCGAACGGCTCTACACCTCCGAAGATCAACGCGAGGGCGCCCGCGCCTTCGCCGAGAAACGCGCGCCCGTTTGGAAAGGGCGCTGA